Proteins from one Sphingopyxis terrae subsp. terrae NBRC 15098 genomic window:
- a CDS encoding site-specific integrase, whose product MALWKRAETYYVDITSPDGSRIKHTTGTADREKAKEYHDKLKAQLWDLARLKQKPKRSWDEAALRWLKEKAHKKSYRDDVQRIRWFTGHLRGKTLDQIDRSLVDGLVTRHIHGTDRTKDLYVALIRAIFRRAMREWEWIDAVPAFKTYSVGGKVRVRWITEEQAETLLKELPAHQREVVVFALATGLRQGNVLDLTWDRVNLARRIATIEHGDTKNGEALGVPLNDLAAAVLMRQQGKHESHVFTFRGNPLRSANTRAWRKALRRAEITNFRWHDLRHTWASWLRQNDVPTWVLQELGGWKSESMVRRYAHLSVKHLQPYADQLTFGSQTGLAGEAQKTAEVHVPKSPPGMARAGLRLVARDGVTV is encoded by the coding sequence ATGGCACTCTGGAAACGTGCAGAAACCTACTATGTCGACATCACAAGCCCGGACGGAAGCCGAATTAAACATACTACTGGCACAGCCGACCGGGAAAAAGCGAAGGAATACCACGACAAGCTGAAGGCTCAGCTGTGGGACTTGGCGAGACTGAAGCAGAAGCCGAAGCGTTCATGGGACGAAGCGGCGCTGCGCTGGCTCAAGGAGAAGGCGCACAAGAAGTCCTACCGGGACGATGTGCAGCGGATCCGTTGGTTCACTGGTCATTTGCGGGGCAAGACCCTCGACCAGATCGACCGGAGCCTCGTCGATGGCCTGGTGACGCGCCATATCCACGGCACGGATCGCACGAAGGATCTCTATGTGGCGCTCATCCGCGCCATCTTTCGAAGGGCGATGCGCGAATGGGAATGGATCGACGCCGTGCCGGCGTTCAAGACCTACAGCGTCGGCGGAAAGGTCCGCGTTCGCTGGATCACCGAAGAGCAGGCCGAAACCCTGCTCAAGGAGTTGCCGGCCCATCAGCGTGAAGTGGTCGTGTTTGCGCTCGCGACTGGCCTGCGCCAGGGCAATGTGCTCGATCTGACATGGGACCGGGTCAATCTCGCCCGGCGCATCGCGACGATCGAGCATGGCGATACGAAGAACGGGGAGGCTCTGGGCGTCCCGCTCAACGATCTCGCGGCAGCCGTCCTCATGCGGCAGCAGGGCAAGCACGAAAGCCATGTGTTCACCTTCCGGGGCAATCCGCTCCGTTCGGCGAACACACGGGCGTGGCGCAAAGCGCTCCGGCGGGCCGAGATCACCAACTTTCGTTGGCACGATCTGCGGCATACCTGGGCGAGCTGGCTCCGGCAGAATGACGTGCCCACCTGGGTGCTTCAGGAGCTGGGCGGATGGAAATCGGAATCGATGGTGCGCCGTTATGCGCATCTCTCGGTGAAGCATCTCCAGCCGTACGCCGACCAGCTGACTTTCGGGTCCCAAACCGGCCTGGCCGGAGAGGCGCAGAAGACTGCGGAAGTCCATGTCCCAAAATCACCCCCAGGCATGGCACGAGCCGGCCTGCGATTGGTGGCCCGGGACGGGGTAACCGTTTGA
- a CDS encoding DUF2274 domain-containing protein yields the protein MTKLRLGPIAEEKPVKLTLELPGALMRDLQDYSRVHAKLTGLESALPPERLIPPMIERFIASDREFGKQRRKG from the coding sequence ATGACGAAGCTTCGCCTCGGTCCGATCGCCGAAGAGAAGCCGGTCAAACTGACGCTCGAGCTTCCGGGCGCGCTGATGCGCGACCTTCAGGATTATAGCCGGGTCCACGCGAAGTTGACTGGTCTGGAATCTGCTCTGCCCCCGGAGCGTCTCATTCCACCCATGATCGAGCGGTTCATCGCGAGTGATCGCGAGTTCGGCAAGCAACGTAGGAAAGGCTGA
- a CDS encoding TrbI/VirB10 family protein produces the protein MTAVTSNQWVLTLGVGTELAAGGENDLVRALRSGLQDSTNEAGRRVVERELSVPPTLTIRPGFAFRVIVIRDLILEEPGRGEAL, from the coding sequence ATCACAGCCGTCACATCAAATCAATGGGTCCTGACCCTAGGCGTCGGGACCGAGCTCGCTGCAGGTGGCGAAAATGATCTTGTCCGCGCGCTGCGATCTGGTCTGCAGGACAGCACGAACGAGGCCGGGCGGCGCGTGGTCGAGCGCGAACTTTCGGTGCCGCCGACGCTTACCATTCGGCCCGGCTTCGCCTTTCGCGTCATTGTCATCCGCGACCTGATCCTTGAGGAGCCGGGGCGGGGAGAGGCGTTATGA